One segment of Brassica napus cultivar Da-Ae chromosome C3, Da-Ae, whole genome shotgun sequence DNA contains the following:
- the LOC106387835 gene encoding U-box domain-containing protein 32 isoform X1: MGSIGDEVDLEVDETIFVAVAEDVERSKTTVLWAARNFSGKKICLLYVHRPARPASWTHKKLAGGTFRKHAVKVIERVDKQKVDELMDSYLHLLSETQVQTDKLCIAGQNIEEGIVDLIARHNIKWLVMGAASDKHYSWRMTDLKSKKAIFVCKKAPDSCHIWFLCKGYLIFTRATNDDGNNRQTMPPLVQLDSDTETRRSEKLESSYMRRRLRYWRSLLEQDGEKDTGQLEREKVEPRPTTHLSSGSSSSFGEQVGPEPASPEVVGSDTRTPSNVEEKKREGNVAREVHRYDKAMHDIGQSERSVCGEARKEWKEDNSTMEALCKAKALEGLCIKEQSRRRKLEELLEKEKGEVKTVIEQNSGFMKKLQIVQSDNLKLESQIKKLQDLEKEHGEKFDTAMELLKSFRQRRDEIRIDHENAIKEVNALRRLVKGKTIASSGSEMLDYSFKEISEATNEFDPSWKLGEGKYGSFYKGNLQHLQVAVKMLPSYGSQNHFEFERQVDILSRVRHPNLVTIVGTCPESRSLIYQYIPNGSLEDCFSSANNVPALPWESRIRIASEICSALLFLHSNVPCIIHGNLKPSKILLDSNLVTKISDYGISQLIPIDGVDKSDPHVDPHYFVSGEMTLESDIYSFGMILLQLLTRRPLSGVLRDVKCAVENDNISAVLDSSAGDWPVSRGKKLANIAIRCCKKNPLNRPVLPIVLRVIDRMKAPELPLSETSSYTNQKVPRKPPSHYLCPIFREVMKDPLIAADGFTYEAEAIREWLANGHDTSPMTNLKMEDCNLIPNQALHLAIQDWQNQW; encoded by the exons ATGGGGAGTATTGGAGACGAAGTGGATTTAGAGGTGGATGAGACGATCTTCGTGGCGGTGGCGGAAGATGTTGAGAGGAGCAAAACGACGGTGTTATGGGCGGCGCGAAACTTCTCCGGCAAGAAGATTTGCTTGCTGTACGTCCATCGTCCTGCTCGGCCAGCCTCCTGGA CACACAAGAAACTTGCTGGTGGTACCTTTAGGAAACATGCTGTCAAGGTGATTGAGCGTGTTGATAAACAAAAAGTGGATGAGCTTATGGACTCCTATCTACACCTTTTATCTGAAACTCAG GTTCAAACAGATAAACTTTGCATTGCGGGACAAAATATCGAGGAAGGTATCGTAGACTTGATTGCTCGACATAATATTAAGTGGCTCGTAATGGGAGCTGCATCAGATAAGCATTACTCATG GAGAATGACGGATTTAAAATCCAAGAAAGCCATATTCGTTTGCAAAAAAGCTCCTGATTCCTGCCATATCTGGTTTCTTTGTAAAGGCTACCTTATCTTTACAAG GGCAACAAATGACGATGGTAATAACAGACAAACCATGCCTCCCCTAGTACAGCTGGATTCAGACACTGAGACAAGGAGATCAGAGAAACTGGAATCCTCTTATATGAGGAGAAGGTTAAGATATTGGCGTAGCCTCCTTGAACAAG ATGGTGAAAAAGACACAGGTCAATTGGAGAGAGAAAAGGTGGAACCAAGACCAACTACTCATTTATCTTCAGGTTCGAGTTCTTCCTTTGGGGAGCAGGTTGGTCCAGAGCCGGCTAGCCCTGAAGTAGTTGGCTCAGATACCCGAACTCCCTCAAATGTCGAG GAGAAGAAGCGTGAAGGAAATGTAGCGCGCGAAGTTCATAGGTATGATAAAGCCATGCATGATATTGGCCAATCAGAGAGAAGTGTCTGTGGGGAAGCTCGGAAAGAATGGAAAGAGGATAACAGTACCATGGAGGCTTTATGCAAG GCGAAAGCCTTGGAGGGCTTATGCATTAAGGAGCAGAGTCGAAGAAGGAAATTAGAGGAATTGCTAGAGAAAGAAAAGGGCGAAGTAAAGACAGTAATAGAGCAGAACAGCGGATTCATGAAAAAACTTCAGATAGTTCAGAGTGATAATCTTAAGTTGGAGAGCCAGATAAAGAAACTGCAAGACTTGGAAAAAGAACATGGTGAGAAGTTTGATACGGCTATGGAGCTCTTGAAAAGTTTCAGGCAGAGAAGGGATGAGATCCGTATCGATCACGAGAACGCGATAAAGGAAGTAAACGCATTGAGGAGATTGGTAAAAGGAAAGACTATAGCGTCTTCGGGGTCAGAAATGCTCGACTATTCTTTTAAGGAAATCAGCGAAGCTACTAATGAGTTCGATCCGTCCTGGAAACTTGGAGAAGGCAAATACGGAAGTTTCTACAAAGGGAATCTTCAACATCTTCAAGTAGCTGTAAAGATGTTGCCTTCATATGGATCCCAGAATCACTTTGAGTTTGAGCGTCAG GTGGATATTTTAAGCAGAGTAAGGCATCCAAACCTGGTAACAATAGTGGGTACTTGTCCAGAGTCTCGGTCTCTTATCTATCAATACATTCCCAACGGGAGCCTCGAAGATTGCTTTTCATCTGCAAACAACGTTCCTGCGCTTCCATGGGAGTCTCGGATCAGGATTGCCTCTGAGATATGCTCTGCACTCCTGTTTCTTCACTCAAACGTTCCTTGCATCATCCATGGTAACCTAAAACCGTCAAAGATTCTCCTCGACTCTAACCTCGTCACCAAGATTAGCGACTACGGGATCTCTCAGCTAATCCCGATCGATGGAGTCGACAAATCTGATCCTCACGTTGATCCACATTACTTTGTCTCCGGAGAAATGACGCTGGAGTCGGACATATACTCGTTTGGAATGATTCTCCTTCAGCTTCTCACCAGAAGACCTCTCTCTGGGGTACTGAGAGACGTCAAATGCGCTGTGGAGAATGATAACATCAGCGCGGTTCTGGATAGTTCAGCAGGCGATTGGCCAGTCTCGCGAGGCAAGAAGCTAGCTAATATAGCCATCCGTTGCTGTAAGAAAAACCCGTTGAACCGACCAGTCTTACCCATCGTTCTACGGGTTATAGATCGTATGAAAGCCCCAGAACTTCCTTTATCAGAAACATCATCGTACACGAACCAGAAAGTTCCACGCAAGCCTCCTTCTCATTACCTATGCCCCATTTTTCGG GAAGTGATGAAAGATCCTTTGATAGCAGCAGATGGGTTTACTTACGAGGCGGAAGCGATTAGGGAATGGTTAGCGAATGGGCACGATACATCGCCGATGACGAACCTGAAGATGGAAGATTGCAATCTCATACCTAATCAAGCTCTTCATCTAGCTATCCAAGATTGGCAAAACCAATGGTGA
- the LOC106387835 gene encoding U-box domain-containing protein 32 isoform X2 has protein sequence MGAASDKHYSWRMTDLKSKKAIFVCKKAPDSCHIWFLCKGYLIFTRATNDDGNNRQTMPPLVQLDSDTETRRSEKLESSYMRRRLRYWRSLLEQDGEKDTGQLEREKVEPRPTTHLSSGSSSSFGEQVGPEPASPEVVGSDTRTPSNVEEKKREGNVAREVHRYDKAMHDIGQSERSVCGEARKEWKEDNSTMEALCKAKALEGLCIKEQSRRRKLEELLEKEKGEVKTVIEQNSGFMKKLQIVQSDNLKLESQIKKLQDLEKEHGEKFDTAMELLKSFRQRRDEIRIDHENAIKEVNALRRLVKGKTIASSGSEMLDYSFKEISEATNEFDPSWKLGEGKYGSFYKGNLQHLQVAVKMLPSYGSQNHFEFERQVDILSRVRHPNLVTIVGTCPESRSLIYQYIPNGSLEDCFSSANNVPALPWESRIRIASEICSALLFLHSNVPCIIHGNLKPSKILLDSNLVTKISDYGISQLIPIDGVDKSDPHVDPHYFVSGEMTLESDIYSFGMILLQLLTRRPLSGVLRDVKCAVENDNISAVLDSSAGDWPVSRGKKLANIAIRCCKKNPLNRPVLPIVLRVIDRMKAPELPLSETSSYTNQKVPRKPPSHYLCPIFREVMKDPLIAADGFTYEAEAIREWLANGHDTSPMTNLKMEDCNLIPNQALHLAIQDWQNQW, from the exons ATGGGAGCTGCATCAGATAAGCATTACTCATG GAGAATGACGGATTTAAAATCCAAGAAAGCCATATTCGTTTGCAAAAAAGCTCCTGATTCCTGCCATATCTGGTTTCTTTGTAAAGGCTACCTTATCTTTACAAG GGCAACAAATGACGATGGTAATAACAGACAAACCATGCCTCCCCTAGTACAGCTGGATTCAGACACTGAGACAAGGAGATCAGAGAAACTGGAATCCTCTTATATGAGGAGAAGGTTAAGATATTGGCGTAGCCTCCTTGAACAAG ATGGTGAAAAAGACACAGGTCAATTGGAGAGAGAAAAGGTGGAACCAAGACCAACTACTCATTTATCTTCAGGTTCGAGTTCTTCCTTTGGGGAGCAGGTTGGTCCAGAGCCGGCTAGCCCTGAAGTAGTTGGCTCAGATACCCGAACTCCCTCAAATGTCGAG GAGAAGAAGCGTGAAGGAAATGTAGCGCGCGAAGTTCATAGGTATGATAAAGCCATGCATGATATTGGCCAATCAGAGAGAAGTGTCTGTGGGGAAGCTCGGAAAGAATGGAAAGAGGATAACAGTACCATGGAGGCTTTATGCAAG GCGAAAGCCTTGGAGGGCTTATGCATTAAGGAGCAGAGTCGAAGAAGGAAATTAGAGGAATTGCTAGAGAAAGAAAAGGGCGAAGTAAAGACAGTAATAGAGCAGAACAGCGGATTCATGAAAAAACTTCAGATAGTTCAGAGTGATAATCTTAAGTTGGAGAGCCAGATAAAGAAACTGCAAGACTTGGAAAAAGAACATGGTGAGAAGTTTGATACGGCTATGGAGCTCTTGAAAAGTTTCAGGCAGAGAAGGGATGAGATCCGTATCGATCACGAGAACGCGATAAAGGAAGTAAACGCATTGAGGAGATTGGTAAAAGGAAAGACTATAGCGTCTTCGGGGTCAGAAATGCTCGACTATTCTTTTAAGGAAATCAGCGAAGCTACTAATGAGTTCGATCCGTCCTGGAAACTTGGAGAAGGCAAATACGGAAGTTTCTACAAAGGGAATCTTCAACATCTTCAAGTAGCTGTAAAGATGTTGCCTTCATATGGATCCCAGAATCACTTTGAGTTTGAGCGTCAG GTGGATATTTTAAGCAGAGTAAGGCATCCAAACCTGGTAACAATAGTGGGTACTTGTCCAGAGTCTCGGTCTCTTATCTATCAATACATTCCCAACGGGAGCCTCGAAGATTGCTTTTCATCTGCAAACAACGTTCCTGCGCTTCCATGGGAGTCTCGGATCAGGATTGCCTCTGAGATATGCTCTGCACTCCTGTTTCTTCACTCAAACGTTCCTTGCATCATCCATGGTAACCTAAAACCGTCAAAGATTCTCCTCGACTCTAACCTCGTCACCAAGATTAGCGACTACGGGATCTCTCAGCTAATCCCGATCGATGGAGTCGACAAATCTGATCCTCACGTTGATCCACATTACTTTGTCTCCGGAGAAATGACGCTGGAGTCGGACATATACTCGTTTGGAATGATTCTCCTTCAGCTTCTCACCAGAAGACCTCTCTCTGGGGTACTGAGAGACGTCAAATGCGCTGTGGAGAATGATAACATCAGCGCGGTTCTGGATAGTTCAGCAGGCGATTGGCCAGTCTCGCGAGGCAAGAAGCTAGCTAATATAGCCATCCGTTGCTGTAAGAAAAACCCGTTGAACCGACCAGTCTTACCCATCGTTCTACGGGTTATAGATCGTATGAAAGCCCCAGAACTTCCTTTATCAGAAACATCATCGTACACGAACCAGAAAGTTCCACGCAAGCCTCCTTCTCATTACCTATGCCCCATTTTTCGG GAAGTGATGAAAGATCCTTTGATAGCAGCAGATGGGTTTACTTACGAGGCGGAAGCGATTAGGGAATGGTTAGCGAATGGGCACGATACATCGCCGATGACGAACCTGAAGATGGAAGATTGCAATCTCATACCTAATCAAGCTCTTCATCTAGCTATCCAAGATTGGCAAAACCAATGGTGA